In Scleropages formosus chromosome 18, fSclFor1.1, whole genome shotgun sequence, one DNA window encodes the following:
- the LOC114912559 gene encoding fucolectin-4-like yields the protein MKMLRVLVLLWTVATCSGTTDCPETNVALNGVATQSSDYGVNNVATKAIDGNTNSIFSQNSCTCTTYQASPWWKVDLLREFSVSSVTITNRGDCCSDRINGAEIRIGNSLQNNGNNNPRCAVISSIPAGASSTFNCNRMRGRYVNVYLPRTDYLTMCEVVVTASPTMENMALRGRATQSSQYDMFGSADKAVDGNRQAVYADASCSHTRPQTNPWWRLDLLDEYRVYSVSITNRQDSGAERINGTEIRIGNSKDSNGNNTVCAVVSTIPAGATNTFQCNGIEGRYINLVNPGSGKVLALCEVEVDASPLEYRGI from the exons ATGAAGATGCTGAGGGTACTAGTACTCCTCTGGACTGTTGCCACTTGCAGTGGAACTACTGATTGTCCAG AGACCAATGTGGCTTTAAACGGAGTTGCAACTCAGTCCTCTGACTATGGCGTCAACAACGTGGCCACCAAGGCCATTGATGGAAACACCAACTCGATCTTCAGCCAGAACTCCTGTACTTGTACAACGTATCAAGCTAGCCCCTGGTGGAAGGTGGACTTGCTAAGAGAGTTTTCCGTGAGCTCCGTGACCATCACCAACCGAGGAGACTGCTGCTCCGATAGGATCAACGGGGCCGAGATCCGCATTGGCAATTCACTGCAGAACAACGGCAACAACAATCCGAG GTGTGCAGTGATCTCTTCCATCCCAGCTGGAGCCTCCAGCACCTTCAATTGCAATAGAATGAGAGGTCGATATGTGAACGTGTACCTGCCAAGGACAGACTACCTGACCATGTGTGAGGTGGTGGTGACCGCAAGTCCTACGATGg AGAACATGGCTTTAAGGGGCAGGGCCACTCAGTCGTCCCAGTACGACATGTTCGGCAGTGCTGACAAGGCCGTGGATGGGAACCGGCAAGCAGTGTATGCAGACGCGTCCTGTTCACACACGAGACCCCAGACCAACCCCTGGTGGAGGCTGGACCTCCTCGACGAGTACAGAGTGTATTCTGTAAGCATCACTAACAGACAGGACAGTGGAGCTGAGAGGATCAACGGAACAGAGATCCGCATCGGAAACTCGAAGGACAGCAATGGGAACAACACAGT GTGTGCAGTAGTTTCCACTATTCCCGCTGGTGCCACCAACACATTTCAGTGTAATGGCATCGAGGGACGCTACATCAACCTCGTCAACCCTGGAAGCGGGAAAGTCCTGGCCCTGTGTGAGGTGGAGGTAGATGCTTCCCCCCTGGAATATAGAGGAATATAA